The sequence CGCGCGGAAGGCGACCGGCCAGCTGGAACTTACCGAGGAACTCGAACCGCTATGGGCCGACCCCGCAGCGCTGCCAGTCACGCAAATGTGGCAAGATTCCCCGTTGTGGTTGCCTCAGCTGGCGGCCGGAGAGAATTTCACGGTGGAAATTGTGCTGGCCGATGACAACCAGTCCGTGCAACAGATCAGCTTCGAGTATTGGCAGTAGCCAACGCGGCGAGATCAGTCTTGATCTGGCTCGAAAATCAACAGGTCGCCGGGCTGGCAATCCAGTTCCCGGCACAGCGCTTCAAGGGTGCTGAAGCGTACGGCCTTGGCTCGTCCGTTCTTGAGCACAGCCAGGTTGGCTGGGGTGATGCCGATGCGTTCGGCCAATTCGCCGACGGCCATTTTGCGGCGTGCCAGCATGACATCAATATCCACGCGGATTCCCACTAGATGACCCCGTTGAGCTCGGTGCGCAGGTCAGCTGCTTGAGCTTCGGTATGCGATGCCTGGGCCAACAGCTGGCGAAGCACCCATACGATCAGTGAGATGCCTGCCAGCACGACGCCAAGTCCGCCCGCCAAGAGGACCACGCCGGGGGCTACCTCCGGGCCTGGAGCCATGATGGCGCCGAGGGCGAAAGTCATGATGCTGCCGAAACTGATGGCCGCGATGATGATGTTGACGAATTTATAAGACGCGGGGGAGAAAACTGTTCCGTGCTGGACACGGGCGGCCAATTTCCATACGCAGATACAGCAAACTTGAATGACCAGCAGGGCAAGTACTACGTACAGGACGGTACTGCGGTGCACATAGCTGACATCTGCTGTGTCAGCCGAAGAGGCCAAGTAGAGCCACCAAGCGGCTTGGCCCTGAATAGCAAGGGCGCCGATGAAGACCAGAGCGAGAACAACGCGTAGCAGGATCGTGCTGGATTTTCCCATGACCATGCTTCTTTCTCTCACGATTTTCGATTTGCATCTATCGAAAAACAATAGGTCCTATTGATGCCAAAAGCAAGGCTGGGAAACAACAACGGGGCCAGGCCTGAAGGCCTGGCCCCGTTGTTGTGGCGCGCTTAGAGCGAGCGTTGCTCGACCCCGTTGTATGCCGAGAGCGGGCGGATCAGTGCATTTGCCGCGCGCTGCTCGAAGATGTGGCTGGTCCAACCAGTGATGCGTGCCGCGATGAAGATCGGGGTGAACATCTCGGTGTCGAAGCCCATCAGGTGATAGGTCGGGCCAGCTGGGTAGTCGAGGTTCGGCTTGATGGCCTTGGCCTCGTCCATGGCTGCTTCCAGGCCATCGTAGAGGCCCAGCATTTCATGGCGGCCGTAGTGCTCGATCATGCGGTCTAATGCGGCCTTCATGGTCGGCACGCGGGAATCGCCGTGCTTGTAGACGCGGTGGCCGAAGCCCATGACCTTCTTCTTGGCAGCCAGTGCGTCTTCCATCCACGACTTGGCACGCTTGGCAGCATCCTCGCGGGATTCTTCCTTATCGATGCCGATCTCGTTGAAGGTGTGCATGACCGCTTCGTTGGCGCCGCCGTGCAGTGGGCCCTTCAATGCGCCGATGGCACCGGTGACCGCCGAATGCAGATCCGAGAGGGTCGAGGTGATCACGCGTGCGGTGAAGGTCGAGGCGTTGAAGGAGTGCTCTGCGTACAGGACCATCGAGACGCGGAAGGCATCGACTACTTCTGGGGCTGCTTCTTCGCCAAAGGTCATCCACAGGAAGTTGGCCGAGTAATCCAAGTCCTCGCGCGGGGCAACTGGCTCCTGGCCGCGGCGGCGGCGCTGGTCGTAGGCGACGACGGCTGGGAAGGCTGCGAACAGTTCCTTGGCCTTGAGCAGTTCTGCCTCGGGGGAGGAGTTCTCCGCCTGCGGGTGGTTTGCGCCGATGACCGAGACCGCGGTGCGGCCCACGTCCATTGGGTGGCAATCGGTAGGGAGCAGGTCGATCGCTGCCTTCACGCGTGGATCCAGCGCACGGTTGGCGCGCTCAAACGCGCTGAATTCGGTCAGTTCGCTTGGCGTCGGCAGCTCACCGTTCCAGAGCAGCAGGGCGACCTCTTCGAAAGACTTGTTTGCGGCCAGGTCCTGGACCGGGTAGCCGCGGTAGAGCAGCGAGTTGGTCTCTGGATTGACCTTGGAGACGGCGGTGTAGTCAACGACGACGCCTGCCAGGCCCTTCTTGATTTCCTCGGTGGCAGTCATTCTTGCTCCTCTTCATTGCCGGAGAATAATAATGCTTTGGGTGCGCCGGCCGACGGGTACCGGCCGGCGCAAAGGGTACTAATTGGTTGCGAGCCTAGAGGTTCGCACTGTTGGAATCAATGTCCAGGGTCGGGACCTGGAAGTTGAAGATTCCGGTGTCGAAGCGGTTGTAGGCCTCGTAGTCTACGAGCTCATACAAACGTGACCTAGTCAACATGTTATCCACCTCGCGGGCCTGAGTGCCATCTTCGCTGATGGCATCCAGTACTCGTTCAGCCGCGCCCATGGCGCTGCGCAACAGGGTGACTGGGTAGATGATCAGCGCGACGCCGGCATCAGCCAGTTCCTGGCGGTTGAACAGCTCGGACTTGCCGAACTCGGTCATATTCGCCAGTACCGGCACGTCCACCGCGTTGCATACGGCTTCGAATTCGGCGACGTTCTTCATCGCTTCGGGGAAGATCGCGTCCGCGCCGGCATCGACCATGGCCTTGGCGCGATCGATTGCCGCGTCCAGTCCTTCGACTGCACGGATATCGGTGCGGGCCATGATCAGGAAGTTCTCATCGATGCGGGCATCTGCTGCCGCGGCGATGCGCTTGAGCATGGTCTCGGTATCCACCACGTTCTTGCCGTCCAGGTGGCCGCAGCGCTTCGGGTTGAACTGGTCCTCGATGTGGCAGCCGGCCAAGCCAGCGTATTCCAGTTCCTGGATGGTGCGGGCCACGTTCATTGGCTCGCCGAAACCGGTGTCGGCATCCACGATCGCTGGCAGGTCCGACATGCGGGCGATCTGCCCGGCACGGGTGGCGACCTCGGTCAGCGAGGTCAGGCCGATATCGGGCAGGCCCAGATCGTTGGCCAGCACGGCGCCGGAAATGTAGATGCCGTCGAATTCCTTCTCACCGATCAGCTTCGCCGAGAGCGGGTTGAATGCTCCGGGGAACTGGCGGGCAGCTCCCGGGGTGAGCATTTTGCGCAGCGCCAGGCGCTTGGCGGCGGGGGTTTTGGTTGAGTACAACATGTTAGAACAGGCCCTTCGGTGCGGCCGCTGCGTCGATGACGCCCGCTGCGGCCTGGATGTTCAGCTGATCCAGTTCGCCTGCAGCCAGGTTTTCAAGGTTTTCTGCGGCCGCGATGAAGCGGTCGATTTCCGCGTCGTCCACCAGGCCGGTAGCCAGGGTGCGGAACTTGTTGATGTACTGCTCGCGGGCGAACGGACGGGCACCCAGTGGGTGCGCGTCGGCTACGGCGATCTCATCGGTGATCACGGTGCCGTCGTTCAAGGTGATCTGAACCGAGCCGCCGAAGGCCTTCTCCGCGATATCCAGCGAGTGGTAGCGGCGGGTCCATTGCGCATCTTCTTCGGTGGTGACCTTGTTCCACAGCTCAACGGTGTCGGCACGGCCGGCACGTTCTGGAGCGTAGGAATCCACGTGGTGCCATGCGCCATCCTGCAGGGCCACGGTGAAGATGTACGGGATCGAGTGGTCCAGGGTTTCGCGCGATGCGGTCGGATCGTACTTCTGCGGGTCGTTCGCACCGGAGCCGATGACGTAGTGGGTGTGGTGCGAAGTCTTGATCAGCACCGACTTCACGTTCTTCGGGTCGGCGGCTTCTGGGTGCTCGCCGTGCAGCTTGCGGGCCAGGTCGATCCAGGCCTGTGCCTGGTACTCGGCCGAATGCTCCTTGGTGTAGGTGTCCAAGATGGCGCGCTTGGCTTCGCCGGCCTCTGGCAGCGGCACCTCGTAGGCGGCATCTTTGCCATCGAGCATCCAGGCGATGACACCGTCTTCGCCTTCGTAGATTGGCACTGGGGAAGTCTGGCCTCGCATTGCACGGTCGGCTGCTTCAACGGCCATCTTGCCGGCGAAGGCCGGGGCGTGGGCCTTCCAAGTGGAGATCTCGCCCTTGCGCGACTGGCGGGTAGCGGTGGTGGTGTGCAGGCCCTGGCCAACGGCCTGGAAAATGGTTTCGACATCCAGGCCCAGCAGGGTGCCGATGCCGGCGGCGGCCGAGGGGCCCAGATGCGCTACGTGGTCGATCTTGTGCTTGTGCAGGCAGATGGCCTTGACCAGGTCCACCTGGATTTCGTAGCCGGTGGCGATGCCGCGGATCAGATCCTTGCCCGAAGCACCGGTGTGCTGGGCAACAGCCAGGATGGGTGGGATGTTATCGCCTGGGTGGGAATACTCGGCTGCCAGGAAGGTGTCGTGGTAGTCCAGCTCGCGCACGGCTACGCCGTTGGCCCATGCAGCCCATTCAGGGGAGACCTTCTCGGAGATGCCGAAGACGCTGGCACCCTTGCCGCCGGTGGATGGGGCGTGGGTCAGGGCCTGGGCGCGGGCGGCAACGATCGGGCCGCGGTTCAGCGACGCGATGGCCACCGATGCGTTGTCGATGATGCGGTTGATGATCATGTCGGTCACTTCTGCGGTGATCTCTACCGGATCGGCTGCAACCGTGGCGATCTTGTGCGCCAGCTGGTCTTCGCGAGCCAGGTTTTCCTCGGAGCGGTATACGCGTACTGGGTGGTTGATCATGGTGACTGCCTTTCTGATCCGGCCGCGTGGGCCATGATGTGTGTGAAGGATTGGTGCAGGTGGACTGTGGTGGCCGCGGCTGCGACCTCTGGGTTTCCGCTGGCGATCGCCCGGGCGATCGCCGCGTGCTCGGAAGCCGATGCTTTGAGCCGTTCGGGGTTGTCTTTGGCCATGCGCCGCACTCTTTGCAGGTTGACCCGCAAGGTGCGCAGTGCGTTGGACAGGTACTTGTTGTCAGCTGCCTTGTCGATCGACTCGTCCAGCAGCTGCACCAGCTGGTAGTAGGACTCCTGGGAGCCGGGAATTTCTACCTCCGCGACGGCGGCTTCAAATCGGCTAGCTAGCTGGTTGAAGGCCGATCGCTGTGCGGACTTGGCCGCTTCGCGTGCACTGGCGCATTCCAAAGCACGGCGAAGCACGAACAGGTCCTCCACGTGGTCTTCGCTGACCTCGGAGACGATGGCACCGCGTCCGCGTTGCTGTACCGCCAAGCCGTCGGCGACCAATCTGCCCAAGGCTTCACGCACCGGTGTGCGGGAAACTCCAAGGCGTTCTGACTGTTCCACTTCGGCAAGGACGGTACCCGGAGCCAGGCGCCATTCGACGATGTCGGCGCGGAGGCTCTCATAAACCTTGTCGCTTGCTTTCATGGCTCCAGTGTATACATAAATCGCCAAAAAGTGTGACACAGGCCAATTTTTTCTGGAATTTTTGCGAAATCTGTATACAAATTAGTTGCAGTGTTGTGATCATGCTCATAGAGTTAAGCCCAAGAGGACGACCTCAACCACCACGCAGGTGCCGGGTAATGAAGCTCGGTACCAGGAGGAGAACACCATGGTGCAGGAATACCGTCAGGCTTTTGACCAAGCCACCAATGACCCAGCCGCGTTCTGGCTGCAAGCTGCCCGCGGCATCAGCTGGGATACCGAACCGCAGATTGCGCTCGATGACCAGCGCAAGCCGCTGTATGACTGGTTCCCGGATGGAAAACTAAATCTTTCGGTCAACGCGCTGGACCGGCATGTGGATGCTGGCCGCGGAGGCAACACTGCCCTCATCTACGATTCGGCGATGCTGGGCACCGTCACGAAATACACCTACTCCGAACTGCTGCGTGAAGTAGAAATCTTCGCCGGAGTGCTGGCCGGCCGAGGCGTGAAGACTGGCGACCGCGTTCTGATCTACCTGCCGATGATCCCACAAGCTGCCATCGCGATGCTCGCCTGCGCCCGTCTTGGTGCCATCCACTCGGTGGTCTTCGGCGGTTTTGCCCCTAAGGAACTGGCTGCGCGCATCACCGACTGCGCCCCGGTGGCGATCGTAACTGCCTCTGGCGGCATCGAACCAAGCCGCCACATCGAATACTTGCCGGCTGTAGC comes from Glutamicibacter arilaitensis Re117 and encodes:
- a CDS encoding helix-turn-helix domain-containing protein, which produces MGIRVDIDVMLARRKMAVGELAERIGITPANLAVLKNGRAKAVRFSTLEALCRELDCQPGDLLIFEPDQD
- a CDS encoding DUF2975 domain-containing protein, translating into MGKSSTILLRVVLALVFIGALAIQGQAAWWLYLASSADTADVSYVHRSTVLYVVLALLVIQVCCICVWKLAARVQHGTVFSPASYKFVNIIIAAISFGSIMTFALGAIMAPGPEVAPGVVLLAGGLGVVLAGISLIVWVLRQLLAQASHTEAQAADLRTELNGVI
- a CDS encoding bifunctional 2-methylcitrate synthase/citrate synthase, with amino-acid sequence MTATEEIKKGLAGVVVDYTAVSKVNPETNSLLYRGYPVQDLAANKSFEEVALLLWNGELPTPSELTEFSAFERANRALDPRVKAAIDLLPTDCHPMDVGRTAVSVIGANHPQAENSSPEAELLKAKELFAAFPAVVAYDQRRRRGQEPVAPREDLDYSANFLWMTFGEEAAPEVVDAFRVSMVLYAEHSFNASTFTARVITSTLSDLHSAVTGAIGALKGPLHGGANEAVMHTFNEIGIDKEESREDAAKRAKSWMEDALAAKKKVMGFGHRVYKHGDSRVPTMKAALDRMIEHYGRHEMLGLYDGLEAAMDEAKAIKPNLDYPAGPTYHLMGFDTEMFTPIFIAARITGWTSHIFEQRAANALIRPLSAYNGVEQRSL
- the prpB gene encoding methylisocitrate lyase, whose product is MLYSTKTPAAKRLALRKMLTPGAARQFPGAFNPLSAKLIGEKEFDGIYISGAVLANDLGLPDIGLTSLTEVATRAGQIARMSDLPAIVDADTGFGEPMNVARTIQELEYAGLAGCHIEDQFNPKRCGHLDGKNVVDTETMLKRIAAAADARIDENFLIMARTDIRAVEGLDAAIDRAKAMVDAGADAIFPEAMKNVAEFEAVCNAVDVPVLANMTEFGKSELFNRQELADAGVALIIYPVTLLRSAMGAAERVLDAISEDGTQAREVDNMLTRSRLYELVDYEAYNRFDTGIFNFQVPTLDIDSNSANL
- a CDS encoding MmgE/PrpD family protein, which encodes MINHPVRVYRSEENLAREDQLAHKIATVAADPVEITAEVTDMIINRIIDNASVAIASLNRGPIVAARAQALTHAPSTGGKGASVFGISEKVSPEWAAWANGVAVRELDYHDTFLAAEYSHPGDNIPPILAVAQHTGASGKDLIRGIATGYEIQVDLVKAICLHKHKIDHVAHLGPSAAAGIGTLLGLDVETIFQAVGQGLHTTTATRQSRKGEISTWKAHAPAFAGKMAVEAADRAMRGQTSPVPIYEGEDGVIAWMLDGKDAAYEVPLPEAGEAKRAILDTYTKEHSAEYQAQAWIDLARKLHGEHPEAADPKNVKSVLIKTSHHTHYVIGSGANDPQKYDPTASRETLDHSIPYIFTVALQDGAWHHVDSYAPERAGRADTVELWNKVTTEEDAQWTRRYHSLDIAEKAFGGSVQITLNDGTVITDEIAVADAHPLGARPFAREQYINKFRTLATGLVDDAEIDRFIAAAENLENLAAGELDQLNIQAAAGVIDAAAAPKGLF
- a CDS encoding GntR family transcriptional regulator; the protein is MKASDKVYESLRADIVEWRLAPGTVLAEVEQSERLGVSRTPVREALGRLVADGLAVQQRGRGAIVSEVSEDHVEDLFVLRRALECASAREAAKSAQRSAFNQLASRFEAAVAEVEIPGSQESYYQLVQLLDESIDKAADNKYLSNALRTLRVNLQRVRRMAKDNPERLKASASEHAAIARAIASGNPEVAAAATTVHLHQSFTHIMAHAAGSERQSP